The genomic interval ATTGCCAGAGCATGATCCACAAAAGCTAACGGTGCGTAAAAAGCTACCGAATCAGGAGACAGGCCGGTTTGACCTGAGTGTAGTTGAACTCGATCGCTCCAGTGGTGAAGTTGTGCAGGCAACCAAAGTGGAAAAAGCCGAGGGAATTTTCAAACTGATTGTGACGGTTGCCGCTCTCCACTTTGGCACCTTTGGAGGCTTACCCACCCGCATTCTCTATGTTTTTGTTGGTTTCATGCCGACCATTCTGCTGGTCACCGGCTTAATTACCTGGAAACGACGCCGCTGGCTAATTGCAAGGCGAGAAGAGGCTCATCGAGTGACAGCACAAACTCAGGCTAATACCGTTCTCTAGAACGCCGGTACAGAAACCGGGTTTCTGCTATGAGATGCTCAATTTTCGCTGAATATCCTCACCAGAAACCCGGTTTCTCGAAATACTGTACCGATGCTCTAGAGCTTTGGTGAAAGGAGCGATCGTCCTGCTCCCTATCACTCTCCCACCGTTTATTCATTCACCTACCGTTCGTGTAAAAGGATTGATTGTGAAAACCAGTTCGTTTGTTTATTCCCTGTTATGGTTTAGTACTTTTGCCGTATTCTCAAGTACATCTGTTCAAGCAGAATTAGATGTAGATACGCAAAGAATACGCACTCAAAATTCTTCTATTCCTCAAATTCGCGATCGCAAAGCGTTTCTGAGGGAGAATCGTTCTGCTACAACCCTAAAAGAGTGGGAGAAAAATCTTGAAACCCACCACTCAAATCTTGTTAGCCAAAACTCACCTGTGCCAGTTACAGGTGTGAAACTGAACCAAGTTGACACAGGTTTGGAAATTATCTTAGAAACGCAGGATGGCAAACCGCTGCAAATTGATGCAACTAAATTCCGCACTGAAAACAATCGACTGATTGCAGATATTCCCAACGCTGTATTGACCCTCACGGATGTTCAAGAATTTAGTGCAGACAGCCCAACCACTGACATTGCCAATGTTCGGGTGATTCAGACGGATGCATCGAATATTCAAGTGGTTGTGACAGGTAAAGACGCCCTGCCAAAGTCAGAAGTAACGCTCACAACTGGAGCGCTATCCTACAGCCTCAATTCAGAAGGAGACACAGCGGAAGAAGAAGTTGTGGTCACGGGCGAGGGACGCACCCCCTATCGTGCTTCCAGTTCTGGCACGGCAACCGGAACCAACATTCCAATTCTGGAAACACCGTTCTCGATTCAGATTGTGCCTAAGGACGTGTTGCGAGATCAGCAAACGACACGACTGGAAGAGGCATTGTTGAATGTCAGCAGCGTTGCGATTCAGGGAAATGCTTCATCACGAACTGCGAGTTTCAGTCTGCGAGGTTTTGAAAATGCACCGACGTTGCGCGACGGCTTCAGGCGATACGGCTCGTTTCAAGCCTCTCCCGAAATTGCCAATTTGGAGCAAATTGAAGTGCTGAAAGGAGCAGCATCGATTCTATATGGTGAAATTCAGCCAGGGGGTGTGGTCAACTTGGTGTCTAAGAAGCCATTGTCTAACCCTTTCTATGAAGCGGAACTGGAGTTGGGAAGTCGGGGTTTGTTTAGTCCCCGCGTTGATTTTTCTGGTCCGGTGACGCCGGATGCCAAACTGCTGTATCGAGTGAATGCGCTAATTTCCACTCAAGCACCCTTTCAAAATTTCAACACCAATTTTGAGCGCGCGTTTATCGCACCGACATTAGCTTGGAAAATCAGCGATCGCACTGATTTAGGGTTTTCCCTGGAATATCTCAACAAGCGAAGTCCAGCAGATTTTGGCTTGCCAGTGATTGGCAGAAGCGTCGTCGATGTGCCGCGTGACTTCGTTTCCACAGATCCCAATGACGCGATCGAGAGTCAATTTCTCAGCGTTGGCTACGACTTCGAGCATCGGTTTAGCCAAAATTGGAAGATCCGCAATGCCTTTCGCTATTCATCCTATGACTATGATTTCAACACGGTTCTCTTGCCCTTTGGCTTTGATGAGGAAACGGCAACTATCGGACGGGTCTTTGCATCACAGGATGGACAGAATGAAAACTTTTCCCTGCTCACCAATCTGCTGGGTGAGTTTACCACTGGTTCGGTGAAGCACGTACTGCTGTTCGGAGTTGATCTTAATCGCAGCCAGGATCGAATTTTTTCGGTCGGTGACTTTCTCACCTTCTTACCGCTGAATATCTTTAACCCAGTTTATGGACAGCCTCCCACCCCTA from Kovacikia minuta CCNUW1 carries:
- a CDS encoding TonB-dependent siderophore receptor, translating into MKTSSFVYSLLWFSTFAVFSSTSVQAELDVDTQRIRTQNSSIPQIRDRKAFLRENRSATTLKEWEKNLETHHSNLVSQNSPVPVTGVKLNQVDTGLEIILETQDGKPLQIDATKFRTENNRLIADIPNAVLTLTDVQEFSADSPTTDIANVRVIQTDASNIQVVVTGKDALPKSEVTLTTGALSYSLNSEGDTAEEEVVVTGEGRTPYRASSSGTATGTNIPILETPFSIQIVPKDVLRDQQTTRLEEALLNVSSVAIQGNASSRTASFSLRGFENAPTLRDGFRRYGSFQASPEIANLEQIEVLKGAASILYGEIQPGGVVNLVSKKPLSNPFYEAELELGSRGLFSPRVDFSGPVTPDAKLLYRVNALISTQAPFQNFNTNFERAFIAPTLAWKISDRTDLGFSLEYLNKRSPADFGLPVIGRSVVDVPRDFVSTDPNDAIESQFLSVGYDFEHRFSQNWKIRNAFRYSSYDYDFNTVLLPFGFDEETATIGRVFASQDGQNENFSLLTNLLGEFTTGSVKHVLLFGVDLNRSQDRIFSVGDFLTFLPLNIFNPVYGQPPTPSEADLPPFGGNYITTNRLGIYVQDQISLFDRLTLLAGIRYDTVDQTNKRVPGLFTEPGKTTQTDDAFTPRLGLLYQVSKTVSLYGSYSQSFNPGSATTAAGDVIEPERGEGYEVGIKTELLNRKLLATAAYFDITKQNVAVTDPDFPLFSVASGEQRSRGVEFDIVGELTPGWNLIASYTYTDTQVTEDSNPDLIGNQLFGVPKHSASLWTTYEIQRGNLQGLGVGFGFNFVGERQGDLANSYEVDSYFITNAAIFYRRGNWRFAVNFKNLGDVKYIESTSNGRESGNFFGEPFTVIGSVSVQF